A portion of the Nostoc sp. KVJ3 genome contains these proteins:
- a CDS encoding XisH family protein produces MPAKDLYHDAVKNALIKDGWLIIADPYIIKYEDAELYADLAAEKPIAAERQGQKIVVEIKSFVGKSQMYDFHSALGQYIVYRNLIQVSEPEYNLYLSIDDIVYFNFFQRPYIILGFHHPSKRPLTEFAIA; encoded by the coding sequence ATGCCGGCCAAAGACCTCTATCACGATGCTGTAAAAAATGCTCTGATTAAAGATGGGTGGCTGATAATCGCTGACCCTTACATAATTAAATATGAAGACGCTGAACTGTACGCTGATTTAGCCGCAGAAAAACCAATCGCCGCAGAACGCCAGGGGCAGAAAATTGTTGTCGAAATTAAAAGCTTTGTGGGTAAATCTCAGATGTACGACTTTCACAGCGCCCTCGGACAGTACATCGTTTATCGCAACCTGATCCAAGTTAGCGAACCTGAATATAATTTGTACTTATCAATTGACGACATTGTTTATTTCAACTTTTTTCAACGTCCATATATTATTTTAGGCTTCCATCACCCTAGTAAACGCCCACTCACTGAATTTGCGATCGCTTAA
- a CDS encoding DUF2839 domain-containing protein, which translates to MGEAKRRKQLLGDVYGSRVNLEKCPIPSEISLGYVSDEALATTKAQLHRMPEDFKSTFFIALTKAKTIVEPGIVFSEALKFSGGVGVEVTFRSDIETFIKSRCNTPVLGLRLIQKLKNIDYSTHRVIAILAGSDTPMLPINVYSVQQIETLLNYLNEDTELIPNL; encoded by the coding sequence ATGGGAGAAGCTAAACGCAGAAAACAGCTTTTGGGTGATGTCTACGGTTCACGAGTTAATTTAGAAAAATGCCCCATACCTTCAGAAATTAGCCTTGGATATGTGAGTGATGAAGCATTGGCAACTACAAAAGCCCAACTGCATAGGATGCCTGAAGATTTTAAATCCACCTTTTTCATCGCCTTGACAAAAGCTAAAACTATAGTTGAGCCAGGAATTGTTTTCTCTGAAGCTCTAAAGTTTTCCGGTGGAGTTGGTGTCGAAGTTACATTCCGCTCCGACATTGAAACTTTTATCAAATCCCGGTGTAATACTCCAGTTCTGGGCTTACGCCTGATACAAAAGCTCAAAAATATAGACTACAGTACTCATCGAGTAATAGCTATCCTTGCTGGCTCTGATACTCCCATGCTTCCGATTAATGTCTATTCTGTTCAGCAAATTGAAACTCTGCTTAACTACCTCAATGAAGACACCGAATTAATCCCAAATCTCTAG
- a CDS encoding tyrosine-type recombinase/integrase: MSKDTESVELVVVQKLENALSAKIEAYFAGSIDSDPDVLEELLRSKNSEGTRRGYRRDITDFFVRMTGQPPQRDSILEFLHLSGHKATQVVTKYRAILNEAGLSPNTINRRLAAIKSLITYGRKLGVCNYAVDVDSIPVQLYRDTSGVTEPEFLSVIRQCDRSTLAGKRDYALLLLLWGNALRRNEISTLDVRHFDASRGTLSIFGKGKQVRVTVNLPKVTVIAITDWLIARGGEMSLSRPLFTSVDFQNSGHRLTGDGIYKIVKRLFKRAGVEKHMSPHRCRHSAITAVLEKTDGNVRKAQKLSRHAKLNTLQIYDDNRNRDQLEMSELLMDGLD, from the coding sequence ATGAGCAAAGATACAGAATCCGTTGAGTTGGTTGTAGTCCAAAAATTAGAAAATGCCCTCAGTGCCAAAATTGAGGCATACTTTGCTGGCTCCATTGACTCAGATCCCGACGTGCTGGAGGAGTTGCTTCGCTCAAAAAACAGTGAGGGAACCCGTAGAGGATACCGCCGAGACATTACGGATTTTTTTGTTCGCATGACTGGGCAACCACCACAACGCGATTCTATCTTGGAATTTTTGCATCTATCAGGTCACAAAGCTACCCAGGTAGTGACTAAATATAGAGCCATACTCAATGAAGCTGGGTTATCACCTAACACAATTAACCGCCGACTGGCGGCCATCAAGTCTCTGATTACTTATGGGCGAAAGCTGGGTGTGTGCAACTATGCTGTGGATGTAGACAGTATCCCAGTGCAGCTCTACCGCGACACTAGCGGTGTCACCGAGCCGGAATTTTTGAGCGTGATCCGGCAGTGCGATCGCTCGACTTTAGCGGGGAAACGGGACTATGCTTTGTTGCTGCTACTGTGGGGCAATGCTTTGAGGAGAAATGAGATTAGCACCTTGGATGTAAGACATTTTGACGCATCTAGAGGGACGCTATCAATTTTTGGGAAGGGCAAGCAAGTACGAGTGACAGTCAATCTGCCAAAAGTCACTGTGATAGCGATTACTGACTGGCTGATTGCCCGTGGTGGTGAAATGTCTTTGTCCCGCCCGTTATTTACCTCGGTTGACTTCCAAAATTCTGGACACCGCCTAACCGGGGATGGCATCTATAAAATAGTAAAACGCTTGTTTAAACGGGCTGGTGTTGAAAAGCACATGAGTCCGCACCGTTGCCGCCACAGTGCTATCACTGCTGTACTTGAAAAGACTGATGGCAACGTCCGCAAAGCCCAGAAACTCAGCAGACACGCTAAATTAAATACGCTCCAAATTTACGACGATAACCGCAATCGTGATCAACTGGAGATGTCTGAATTATTGATGGATGGGTTGGATTGA
- a CDS encoding AAA family ATPase, protein MPIISFCNQKGGCGKTVGAVHFASWLHRKRKKIHFVDADPQSSGATWMSLLSSQIPTSKITDANELIEKLPELAEEFQFVVVDGAPNTTESTRAILCLSDVSVTPVQPTGLDLHSASEAIRLIKSAQKISGGLPKPAVFLSRASKGTRLKEEALSLLSKIPDVKLLKTVIHNKQAIADCFTQEATIWEMKGAKDSAEEFEQLCKEIFGLLK, encoded by the coding sequence ATGCCCATTATTTCGTTTTGCAATCAGAAGGGAGGTTGCGGAAAAACAGTAGGGGCAGTTCATTTCGCCTCTTGGCTGCACCGCAAGCGCAAGAAAATACACTTTGTTGATGCAGATCCGCAAAGCAGTGGAGCAACATGGATGTCCCTGCTGTCTAGTCAAATCCCGACATCAAAAATTACTGACGCTAACGAATTAATTGAAAAATTACCAGAGCTTGCCGAAGAATTTCAGTTTGTAGTTGTGGACGGTGCGCCGAATACCACCGAATCTACCAGAGCAATTTTGTGCTTGTCAGATGTTTCGGTAACTCCGGTTCAGCCGACTGGACTGGATCTACATTCGGCTTCGGAAGCAATACGGTTAATCAAGTCGGCACAGAAAATATCGGGTGGGCTACCAAAGCCAGCAGTATTTCTCTCTCGCGCATCTAAAGGAACGAGGCTCAAAGAGGAGGCATTATCCCTACTTAGTAAAATTCCCGATGTTAAGTTGTTGAAAACTGTAATCCACAATAAGCAAGCGATTGCCGATTGTTTTACCCAGGAAGCAACTATCTGGGAAATGAAAGGAGCCAAAGATTCGGCTGAAGAATTTGAGCAATTGTGCAAAGAGATTTTTGGGTTACTGAAATGA
- a CDS encoding restriction endonuclease subunit S — MVTGFVKKGDVIVNKLLAWMGAIGVSEYDGVTSPAYDILRASKPVDSKFYHYLFRNQICTSKLKQHSKGIMEMRLRLYFDEFGNIKIPYPPFEEQQRIVAFIDRTTAEIDEAIAKKQRLIELLQEQKAILINQAVTKGLNPKAPMRDSGVEWIGEIPEHWEVRRAKYIFKEVDERSKTGTEELLSVSHITGVTPRSEKNVNMFMAEDYSGSKLCQKDDIVINIMWAWMGALGVSTITGIVSPSYGVFRQLKAGIFNSWYLEHLLRSTEYVAEYNRRSTGLHSSRLRLYADMFLSMEITLPPKEEQDKIEIVTNERVADIDKAINAIEREIISLEELRSIIILQAVTGKIKV, encoded by the coding sequence ATGGTTACTGGGTTCGTTAAAAAAGGTGATGTCATTGTCAATAAATTATTAGCATGGATGGGAGCGATTGGTGTTTCTGAATACGATGGTGTTACTAGCCCCGCGTATGATATCTTAAGAGCATCCAAGCCAGTTGACAGCAAATTCTATCATTATCTTTTCCGAAATCAAATCTGTACTAGCAAGTTAAAGCAGCACTCGAAGGGCATTATGGAGATGCGTCTTCGATTATATTTTGATGAATTTGGAAATATTAAAATTCCATATCCACCGTTTGAAGAACAACAACGAATAGTTGCTTTTATTGATAGGACTACCGCCGAAATTGATGAAGCGATCGCCAAAAAACAGCGTCTCATCGAACTGCTGCAAGAGCAAAAAGCTATTCTCATCAATCAAGCTGTCACCAAAGGGCTAAACCCTAAAGCACCCATGCGGGATAGTGGCGTTGAATGGATTGGGGAGATTCCTGAGCATTGGGAGGTACGCCGAGCTAAGTATATTTTCAAAGAAGTTGACGAGCGTTCAAAGACGGGTACAGAAGAGTTGCTGTCTGTATCTCATATAACTGGAGTCACACCACGCTCAGAAAAAAACGTGAATATGTTTATGGCTGAAGATTACTCAGGATCTAAGCTATGCCAAAAAGATGACATTGTTATCAATATCATGTGGGCATGGATGGGGGCTTTAGGAGTATCTACTATAACTGGTATTGTTAGCCCATCTTATGGAGTTTTTAGACAGCTAAAAGCAGGTATTTTTAATTCTTGGTATTTAGAACACTTACTACGCAGTACAGAATATGTTGCTGAATATAATCGTCGTTCTACAGGGCTTCACTCATCTCGACTTCGACTTTATGCAGATATGTTCCTAAGTATGGAAATTACTCTTCCACCCAAAGAAGAGCAAGATAAAATTGAAATCGTCACAAATGAGCGTGTAGCTGATATTGATAAAGCTATTAATGCAATTGAGCGTGAAATAATCTCTTTAGAAGAACTACGTTCTATAATCATTTTGCAAGCTGTCACCGGAAAAATTAAAGTATAA
- a CDS encoding type I restriction endonuclease subunit R: MRWLPRRKPADFDREFAIDREKFWRFLETTQPEELAKLKDRPNWQRLILERCDRKIKKDGILSVLKKGLSIDDAHLTLLYSLPYNDTNPAVLENFEKNIFSITCQVHYSESDAGLSIDIVLFLNGLAIATMELKNPWTGQTVYHAKKQYREDRNPQEPLLQFSRCLVHFAVDTDEVWMTTKLDREKTYFLPFNKGFNFGKGNPPNPNGHKSAYLWEGILTRQSFTNIIEHFAILIPGDTKTPLPQKNLYFPRYHQLDVVRQLLTDARTRGTGQTYLIQHSAGSGKSNSITWTAYQLIELYAKGADSPLFDSVVVVTDRRILDRQLKDNIKDFSQVKNIVAHATNAQELKTALENGKKIIITTIQKFPFIVDGIEDLSNSTFAVIIDEAHSSQSGKAADNLNMTLAKEEDDEEPEDLQDKILKAMSGRKVGKNASYFAFTATPKNATLEKFGRRMADGKFVPFHLYSMKQAIEEGFILDVLANYTTYKSYYEIQKSILDNPIFDTAKAQKKLRAYVEGHKQTIGTKADIMVTHFIEQVWIPKKLKGKAKAMVVTRNIETTIRYFFAIRELLRQANAPFKAIIAFSGKKTVDGIEYTEDIINGFPSKDISDEFKKDDYKILVVANKFLIGFDEPLLHSMYVDKKLQSVLAVQTLSRLNRCNDKMGKQDTFVLDFYNTVSDIKIAFDPFYTATSLSEPTDVNVLHDLKEVLDDVGVYEWYEVEQFNELFFNKAEAEQLSPLIDTAAARFNAELGLEDEAKIDFKIKAKQFVKIYSQVACIIPYNNIQWEMLHWFLKFLIPKLAVKNPDQDQLDELLESVDLSTYGIERVKLNHTIELDASESEIDPQNSNLRGYHDDAPQQDPLDEIISAFNNRFFTGWDATPQEQRVKFINIARHVIDNPYYQNQVVNNPDEQNRRLALEELIKQAINRERKRELDLYKRYASDPEFKRAFDASIMQLLAQGNLDGFQQLLG; encoded by the coding sequence ATGCGCTGGCTACCAAGAAGGAAACCCGCAGATTTTGACCGGGAGTTTGCTATCGACCGGGAGAAGTTCTGGCGCTTCTTAGAAACCACCCAGCCCGAAGAACTGGCCAAACTCAAAGACCGTCCCAACTGGCAACGGCTAATTCTCGAACGTTGCGATCGTAAAATCAAAAAAGATGGCATCCTCTCTGTTCTTAAAAAAGGATTATCCATCGATGATGCTCATCTGACCTTGCTTTACAGCCTCCCCTACAACGATACAAATCCGGCTGTTTTAGAGAACTTTGAAAAAAATATTTTTTCGATTACCTGCCAAGTACATTATTCTGAAAGCGATGCAGGGTTATCCATTGATATTGTGCTATTCCTGAATGGTTTAGCGATCGCCACGATGGAATTGAAAAACCCCTGGACGGGTCAAACTGTTTACCACGCCAAAAAACAATACCGCGAAGACCGCAATCCCCAAGAACCACTGCTGCAATTTAGTCGTTGTCTAGTCCACTTTGCTGTTGATACCGATGAAGTGTGGATGACAACAAAATTAGACCGTGAGAAAACTTACTTTCTACCCTTCAATAAAGGTTTTAATTTTGGCAAGGGCAACCCACCCAACCCCAATGGCCACAAATCCGCTTACCTGTGGGAAGGCATTCTCACCCGCCAAAGTTTCACCAACATTATTGAACATTTCGCCATTCTCATCCCCGGTGATACCAAAACACCCCTCCCTCAAAAAAACCTGTACTTCCCCCGTTATCACCAACTTGATGTCGTCCGTCAACTCCTCACCGATGCCCGAACACGCGGCACAGGACAGACTTATTTAATTCAGCATTCCGCAGGTTCGGGTAAATCTAATTCCATCACCTGGACGGCATATCAGTTAATCGAACTCTACGCCAAAGGTGCAGATAGTCCCCTGTTTGATTCGGTTGTGGTTGTCACAGATAGACGCATTCTTGATAGACAACTCAAAGATAATATTAAAGATTTCTCTCAAGTAAAAAACATTGTTGCCCATGCCACCAATGCTCAAGAATTAAAAACTGCTCTAGAGAACGGTAAAAAAATTATTATTACTACAATTCAAAAATTCCCCTTTATTGTTGATGGCATTGAGGATTTGAGCAATAGTACTTTTGCTGTAATTATCGATGAGGCTCACTCATCACAAAGCGGGAAGGCTGCTGATAACTTGAACATGACTCTTGCTAAAGAAGAGGATGATGAAGAACCCGAAGATTTACAAGACAAAATTCTCAAAGCAATGTCAGGGCGCAAAGTTGGTAAAAATGCTTCCTACTTTGCTTTTACTGCCACACCCAAAAACGCAACTTTAGAAAAATTCGGTCGGCGCATGGCAGACGGTAAATTTGTGCCGTTTCACCTCTACTCAATGAAACAAGCTATCGAAGAAGGCTTTATTCTTGACGTACTCGCCAATTACACCACTTATAAAAGCTATTACGAAATTCAAAAATCCATCTTAGATAATCCCATCTTTGACACTGCCAAAGCCCAGAAAAAACTCCGGGCTTATGTGGAAGGACATAAACAAACCATTGGCACTAAAGCCGATATTATGGTTACTCATTTTATCGAACAGGTATGGATACCCAAAAAGCTTAAGGGCAAGGCCAAAGCGATGGTCGTTACCCGCAACATTGAAACCACCATTCGCTACTTCTTCGCCATCCGCGAACTATTAAGACAGGCGAACGCACCATTTAAAGCAATCATTGCCTTCTCTGGTAAAAAAACAGTAGACGGCATTGAATACACCGAAGACATCATCAACGGCTTCCCCAGCAAAGATATTTCCGACGAATTTAAAAAAGACGATTACAAAATCTTGGTGGTTGCTAATAAATTTCTTATTGGGTTTGACGAACCCCTACTACACAGTATGTATGTTGATAAAAAATTGCAGTCAGTGTTGGCAGTGCAAACCCTATCTCGCCTCAATCGTTGCAACGATAAGATGGGTAAACAAGATACCTTCGTTCTCGATTTTTATAACACCGTCAGCGACATCAAAATCGCTTTTGACCCGTTTTATACTGCCACATCCCTGAGCGAACCTACCGATGTCAATGTTCTTCACGATCTCAAAGAAGTTTTAGATGATGTGGGTGTTTACGAATGGTATGAAGTCGAGCAATTCAACGAATTATTTTTCAACAAAGCCGAAGCCGAACAACTTAGCCCTCTCATCGACACCGCCGCAGCTCGTTTCAACGCAGAATTAGGACTCGAAGACGAAGCAAAAATCGACTTTAAAATCAAAGCAAAACAGTTCGTTAAAATCTACAGCCAAGTAGCCTGTATCATTCCTTATAACAACATCCAGTGGGAAATGCTGCACTGGTTCCTCAAATTCCTTATTCCCAAACTTGCAGTTAAAAACCCCGATCAAGACCAACTCGATGAACTGCTGGAAAGTGTAGACCTCTCTACCTATGGCATAGAGCGAGTTAAATTAAATCACACCATTGAACTCGATGCTTCGGAATCTGAAATTGACCCGCAAAACTCCAATTTACGCGGCTACCATGACGATGCACCGCAGCAAGACCCTCTCGATGAAATCATATCCGCCTTTAATAATCGATTTTTTACAGGCTGGGATGCTACTCCACAAGAACAACGGGTAAAATTCATTAATATAGCTAGACACGTAATTGACAACCCCTATTACCAAAATCAAGTTGTCAACAACCCAGATGAACAAAATCGCCGCCTCGCTTTAGAAGAATTAATTAAACAAGCTATCAACAGAGAACGCAAACGCGAACTCGACTTGTACAAACGTTACGCATCTGACCCAGAATTTAAACGGGCATTTGATGCCAGCATCATGCAGTTACTTGCTCAAGGTAATCTAGATGGATTCCAGCAGCTTTTAGGATAG